Proteins from one Lepidochelys kempii isolate rLepKem1 unplaced genomic scaffold, rLepKem1.hap2 scaffold_61, whole genome shotgun sequence genomic window:
- the ARFIP2 gene encoding arfaptin-2 isoform X4 — MKQYFWHRLKILTMTDGLMSKAATMEIPINGAGDTGSLPEDDGLEQDLQQVMVSGPNLNETSIVSGGYGGTAEGIIPTSTVKGPAVQYNTSFPGLRLLHAQGSFVTSLSSRGPAISPSKSAASQIASQADASAGSGLHPPHPSSLATGDEAARGIAVEKFDIVKKWGINTYKCTKQLISERFGRGSRTVDLELETQIELLRDTKRKYECVLQLGRALTHHFYSLVQTQRALGDAFSDLSQKSPELQEEFGCNAETQKLLCKNGETLLGAVNFFVSSINTLVNKTMEDTLMTVKQYETARLEYDAYRTDLEELSMGPRDTSTLCRLDAAQSHFQSHKEKYEKLRADVAIKLKFLEENKIKVMHKQLLLFHNAVSAYFAGNQQQLVQTLRQFNIKLKTPGAEKPSWLEEQ, encoded by the exons ATGAAGCAGTACTTCTGGCACAGGCTGAAG ATCCTGACCATGACGGATGGGCTCATGAGCAAAGCTGCCACCATGGAGATCCCCATCAACGGAGCCGGGGACACAGGGAGCCTGCCGGAGGATGATGGCCTGGAGCAG GACCTGCAGCAGGTGATGGTGTCGGGGCCCAACCTGAACGAGACCAGCATTGTGTCGGGGGGCTACGGGGGCACCGCCGAGGGGATTATCCCCACCAGCACTGTCAAAG GCCCTGCGGTGCAGTATAACACCTCCTTCCCGGGACTGCGGCTCCTTCATGCACAAG GCTCCTTTGTCACGTCTCTTTCCTCCCGCGGACCAGCCATCTCACCCAGTAAATCTGCTGCCAGCCAGATTGCCAGCCAGGCAGATGCATCAGCAG GCTCTGGGctgcacccaccccaccccagctccttggCGACAGGAGACGAGGCCGCCCGGGGCATCGCTGTGGAGAAGTTTGATATTGTCAAGAAATGGGGCATCAACACATACAAG TGCACCAAGCAGCTGATCTCGGAGCGCTTCGGCCGGGGCTCGCGCACGGTGGACCTGGAGCTGGAGACGCAGATCGAGCTGCTGCGCGACACAAAGCGCAAGTACGAGTGCGTGCTGCAGCTGGGGCGGGCGCTGACCCACCACTTTTACAGCCTGGTGCAGACGCAGCGCGCCCTGGGCGACGCCTTCTCCGACCTGAGCCAGAAATCCCCCGAGCTGCAG GAGGAGTTTGGCTGTAACGCAGAGACGCAGAAGTTGTTGTGTAAGAATGGAGAGACCCTGCTCGGGGCCGTCAACTTCTTCGTCTCCAGCATCAACACTCTGGTGAACAAGACTATGGAGGACACGCTCATGACTGTTAAGCAGTACGAGACGGCCAG GCTGGAGTACGACGCCTACCGCACAGACCTGGAGGAGCTGAGCATGGGCCCGCGGGACACCAGCACCCTGTGCCGCCTCGACGCCGCCCAGAGCCACTTCCAGAGCCACAAGGAGAAGTACGAGAAGCTGCGGGCCGACGTGGCCATCAAGCTCAAGTTCCTGGAGGAGAACAAG atcaaGGTGATGCacaagcagctgctgctcttccacaaCGCTGTCTCCGCCTACTTCGCCGGcaaccagcagcagctggtgcagacCCTGCGGCAGTTCAACATCAAGCTCAAGACGCCGGGCGCCGAGAAGCCCTCGTGGCTGGAGGAGCAGTGA
- the ARFIP2 gene encoding arfaptin-2 isoform X1, producing MKQYFWHRLKILTMTDGLMSKAATMEIPINGAGDTGSLPEDDGLEQDLQQVMVSGPNLNETSIVSGGYGGTAEGIIPTSTVKGPAVQYNTSFPGLRLLHAQGSGLHPPHPSSLATGDEAARGIAVEKFDIVKKWGINTYKCTKQLISERFGRGSRTVDLELETQIELLRDTKRKYECVLQLGRALTHHFYSLVQTQRALGDAFSDLSQKSPELQEEFGCNAETQKLLCKNGETLLGAVNFFVSSINTLVNKTMEDTLMTVKQYETARLEYDAYRTDLEELSMGPRDTSTLCRLDAAQSHFQSHKEKYEKLRADVAIKLKFLEENKIKVMHKQLLLFHNAVSAYFAGNQQQLVQTLRQFNIKLKTPGAEKPSWLEEQ from the exons ATGAAGCAGTACTTCTGGCACAGGCTGAAG ATCCTGACCATGACGGATGGGCTCATGAGCAAAGCTGCCACCATGGAGATCCCCATCAACGGAGCCGGGGACACAGGGAGCCTGCCGGAGGATGATGGCCTGGAGCAG GACCTGCAGCAGGTGATGGTGTCGGGGCCCAACCTGAACGAGACCAGCATTGTGTCGGGGGGCTACGGGGGCACCGCCGAGGGGATTATCCCCACCAGCACTGTCAAAG GCCCTGCGGTGCAGTATAACACCTCCTTCCCGGGACTGCGGCTCCTTCATGCACAAG GCTCTGGGctgcacccaccccaccccagctccttggCGACAGGAGACGAGGCCGCCCGGGGCATCGCTGTGGAGAAGTTTGATATTGTCAAGAAATGGGGCATCAACACATACAAG TGCACCAAGCAGCTGATCTCGGAGCGCTTCGGCCGGGGCTCGCGCACGGTGGACCTGGAGCTGGAGACGCAGATCGAGCTGCTGCGCGACACAAAGCGCAAGTACGAGTGCGTGCTGCAGCTGGGGCGGGCGCTGACCCACCACTTTTACAGCCTGGTGCAGACGCAGCGCGCCCTGGGCGACGCCTTCTCCGACCTGAGCCAGAAATCCCCCGAGCTGCAG GAGGAGTTTGGCTGTAACGCAGAGACGCAGAAGTTGTTGTGTAAGAATGGAGAGACCCTGCTCGGGGCCGTCAACTTCTTCGTCTCCAGCATCAACACTCTGGTGAACAAGACTATGGAGGACACGCTCATGACTGTTAAGCAGTACGAGACGGCCAG GCTGGAGTACGACGCCTACCGCACAGACCTGGAGGAGCTGAGCATGGGCCCGCGGGACACCAGCACCCTGTGCCGCCTCGACGCCGCCCAGAGCCACTTCCAGAGCCACAAGGAGAAGTACGAGAAGCTGCGGGCCGACGTGGCCATCAAGCTCAAGTTCCTGGAGGAGAACAAG atcaaGGTGATGCacaagcagctgctgctcttccacaaCGCTGTCTCCGCCTACTTCGCCGGcaaccagcagcagctggtgcagacCCTGCGGCAGTTCAACATCAAGCTCAAGACGCCGGGCGCCGAGAAGCCCTCGTGGCTGGAGGAGCAGTGA
- the ARFIP2 gene encoding arfaptin-2 isoform X3 yields the protein MKQYFWHRLKILTMTDGLMSKAATMEIPINGAGDTGSLPEDDGLEQDLQQVMVSGPNLNETSIVSGGYGGTAEGIIPTSTVKGSGLHPPHPSSLATGDEAARGIAVEKFDIVKKWGINTYKCTKQLISERFGRGSRTVDLELETQIELLRDTKRKYECVLQLGRALTHHFYSLVQTQRALGDAFSDLSQKSPELQEEFGCNAETQKLLCKNGETLLGAVNFFVSSINTLVNKTMEDTLMTVKQYETARLEYDAYRTDLEELSMGPRDTSTLCRLDAAQSHFQSHKEKYEKLRADVAIKLKFLEENKIKVMHKQLLLFHNAVSAYFAGNQQQLVQTLRQFNIKLKTPGAEKPSWLEEQ from the exons ATGAAGCAGTACTTCTGGCACAGGCTGAAG ATCCTGACCATGACGGATGGGCTCATGAGCAAAGCTGCCACCATGGAGATCCCCATCAACGGAGCCGGGGACACAGGGAGCCTGCCGGAGGATGATGGCCTGGAGCAG GACCTGCAGCAGGTGATGGTGTCGGGGCCCAACCTGAACGAGACCAGCATTGTGTCGGGGGGCTACGGGGGCACCGCCGAGGGGATTATCCCCACCAGCACTGTCAAAG GCTCTGGGctgcacccaccccaccccagctccttggCGACAGGAGACGAGGCCGCCCGGGGCATCGCTGTGGAGAAGTTTGATATTGTCAAGAAATGGGGCATCAACACATACAAG TGCACCAAGCAGCTGATCTCGGAGCGCTTCGGCCGGGGCTCGCGCACGGTGGACCTGGAGCTGGAGACGCAGATCGAGCTGCTGCGCGACACAAAGCGCAAGTACGAGTGCGTGCTGCAGCTGGGGCGGGCGCTGACCCACCACTTTTACAGCCTGGTGCAGACGCAGCGCGCCCTGGGCGACGCCTTCTCCGACCTGAGCCAGAAATCCCCCGAGCTGCAG GAGGAGTTTGGCTGTAACGCAGAGACGCAGAAGTTGTTGTGTAAGAATGGAGAGACCCTGCTCGGGGCCGTCAACTTCTTCGTCTCCAGCATCAACACTCTGGTGAACAAGACTATGGAGGACACGCTCATGACTGTTAAGCAGTACGAGACGGCCAG GCTGGAGTACGACGCCTACCGCACAGACCTGGAGGAGCTGAGCATGGGCCCGCGGGACACCAGCACCCTGTGCCGCCTCGACGCCGCCCAGAGCCACTTCCAGAGCCACAAGGAGAAGTACGAGAAGCTGCGGGCCGACGTGGCCATCAAGCTCAAGTTCCTGGAGGAGAACAAG atcaaGGTGATGCacaagcagctgctgctcttccacaaCGCTGTCTCCGCCTACTTCGCCGGcaaccagcagcagctggtgcagacCCTGCGGCAGTTCAACATCAAGCTCAAGACGCCGGGCGCCGAGAAGCCCTCGTGGCTGGAGGAGCAGTGA
- the ARFIP2 gene encoding arfaptin-2 isoform X2: protein MTDGLMSKAATMEIPINGAGDTGSLPEDDGLEQDLQQVMVSGPNLNETSIVSGGYGGTAEGIIPTSTVKGPAVQYNTSFPGLRLLHAQGSGLHPPHPSSLATGDEAARGIAVEKFDIVKKWGINTYKCTKQLISERFGRGSRTVDLELETQIELLRDTKRKYECVLQLGRALTHHFYSLVQTQRALGDAFSDLSQKSPELQEEFGCNAETQKLLCKNGETLLGAVNFFVSSINTLVNKTMEDTLMTVKQYETARLEYDAYRTDLEELSMGPRDTSTLCRLDAAQSHFQSHKEKYEKLRADVAIKLKFLEENKIKVMHKQLLLFHNAVSAYFAGNQQQLVQTLRQFNIKLKTPGAEKPSWLEEQ from the exons ATGACGGATGGGCTCATGAGCAAAGCTGCCACCATGGAGATCCCCATCAACGGAGCCGGGGACACAGGGAGCCTGCCGGAGGATGATGGCCTGGAGCAG GACCTGCAGCAGGTGATGGTGTCGGGGCCCAACCTGAACGAGACCAGCATTGTGTCGGGGGGCTACGGGGGCACCGCCGAGGGGATTATCCCCACCAGCACTGTCAAAG GCCCTGCGGTGCAGTATAACACCTCCTTCCCGGGACTGCGGCTCCTTCATGCACAAG GCTCTGGGctgcacccaccccaccccagctccttggCGACAGGAGACGAGGCCGCCCGGGGCATCGCTGTGGAGAAGTTTGATATTGTCAAGAAATGGGGCATCAACACATACAAG TGCACCAAGCAGCTGATCTCGGAGCGCTTCGGCCGGGGCTCGCGCACGGTGGACCTGGAGCTGGAGACGCAGATCGAGCTGCTGCGCGACACAAAGCGCAAGTACGAGTGCGTGCTGCAGCTGGGGCGGGCGCTGACCCACCACTTTTACAGCCTGGTGCAGACGCAGCGCGCCCTGGGCGACGCCTTCTCCGACCTGAGCCAGAAATCCCCCGAGCTGCAG GAGGAGTTTGGCTGTAACGCAGAGACGCAGAAGTTGTTGTGTAAGAATGGAGAGACCCTGCTCGGGGCCGTCAACTTCTTCGTCTCCAGCATCAACACTCTGGTGAACAAGACTATGGAGGACACGCTCATGACTGTTAAGCAGTACGAGACGGCCAG GCTGGAGTACGACGCCTACCGCACAGACCTGGAGGAGCTGAGCATGGGCCCGCGGGACACCAGCACCCTGTGCCGCCTCGACGCCGCCCAGAGCCACTTCCAGAGCCACAAGGAGAAGTACGAGAAGCTGCGGGCCGACGTGGCCATCAAGCTCAAGTTCCTGGAGGAGAACAAG atcaaGGTGATGCacaagcagctgctgctcttccacaaCGCTGTCTCCGCCTACTTCGCCGGcaaccagcagcagctggtgcagacCCTGCGGCAGTTCAACATCAAGCTCAAGACGCCGGGCGCCGAGAAGCCCTCGTGGCTGGAGGAGCAGTGA